In the bacterium genome, one interval contains:
- the csx15 gene encoding CRISPR-associated protein Csx15 yields the protein MILLNFSHPLRPAHLAQIEVLAGRPVERVLEVPSQIDPQQPLVPQVVAMADRCGLTAKEWQSLALLVNPPSLNFTAVALLAELHGRCGYFPAVLRLRPVAGSLPPQYEVAEIMNLQAVREEARQRR from the coding sequence ATGATCCTCCTCAACTTCTCACACCCACTCAGGCCAGCCCACCTGGCGCAGATCGAGGTGCTGGCCGGACGGCCTGTAGAACGTGTGCTCGAGGTGCCCAGCCAAATCGATCCGCAACAGCCGCTGGTTCCGCAGGTTGTTGCCATGGCCGATCGATGCGGACTCACGGCCAAGGAATGGCAGAGCCTGGCGCTGCTGGTGAATCCGCCGTCGCTGAATTTCACCGCTGTTGCCCTGCTGGCAGAGCTCCACGGGAGGTGCGGCTATTTCCCTGCGGTGTTACGTCTTCGGCCCGTAGCGGGCAGCCTGCCCCCTCAGTACGAGGTGGCAGAGATCATGAACTTGCAAGCAGTGCGCGAGGAGGCCAGGCAACGAAGATAA
- the cas3 gene encoding CRISPR-associated helicase Cas3', translating to MNELFAAIFKVEGPYGRFQTGPAEHLLAGRNAILQAPTGSGKTKAALFPFLLAQKQDLDFPRKVLYCVPMRVLARSFWDDLRKDQADVDARLQTGEQQDDRRLEGEITFVTIDQVVSSFLNIPYALSLRQGNVNAGAVVSSYLVFDEFHLLDPDSTLPTTLEMLRTLKGITPFVLMTATFSGEMLGRLASLLDAEVVIVSDEELQSIPTQKDKKRWFHRMDEQLTAEAVLKHHRTRSIAICNTVERAQALYEELSARVGSEIKVILLHSRFLRDDRRRKEDEVRRLFGKDREQEGSVILIATQVIEVGLDITCEAMHTEVAPASAILQRAGRCARFEGEEGDVYVYQVSPNKRGEPNYAPYLGKQAKLCEKTWEALPSFAGENMNFITEQRLVNLVHAETDARMLDDLEQARYAHRQEMYRAIGQQEMGLARSLIRHDDSVTVLVHPNPGEIDDPYRLEGFSLFFGTLHGQFKAWQEAGLPNQEVPWLLKYPQEKEGAEGEDRPVRYEWIPVGNHQELSRSAIHVVNPLLVRYDSGTGFRFGPGGGFQSPSLGGQMEGTGREAQRGYSRESYQEHIQKMLDVYQARLSREMAYAAVRLEQQMGLAGGSLERAVRLAIALHDVGKMERRWQGWAHEWQRRLGMPVDNDYMLAHTDYNPDDPHHQHVEDEMPGSRPPHAVEGAVAVFRVLHQLLGAPGQNDPRLKLMKAIFTAIARHHSPRADSYRGFDLHQAAGTTLAQVLADLDASGQANKALLTSKRPQPITGLLVQPDARDELLAYFLIVRALRLADQGAMRTVNE from the coding sequence ATGAACGAACTCTTTGCCGCCATTTTCAAGGTGGAGGGCCCCTATGGCCGCTTTCAAACAGGCCCGGCAGAACACCTTTTGGCTGGGCGAAACGCAATCTTACAGGCCCCAACCGGCTCGGGAAAGACCAAGGCGGCTCTGTTTCCTTTTCTCCTGGCTCAGAAGCAGGACCTTGATTTTCCTCGAAAGGTGCTTTACTGCGTGCCCATGCGGGTGTTGGCCCGCAGCTTTTGGGATGATTTGAGAAAGGATCAGGCTGATGTGGATGCTCGCCTCCAAACCGGGGAACAGCAAGACGACCGGCGCTTGGAGGGCGAGATCACCTTTGTCACCATTGACCAGGTGGTCTCCAGTTTCCTGAACATCCCTTACGCCCTGAGCCTGCGCCAGGGCAACGTGAATGCAGGGGCAGTGGTCTCCTCCTATCTGGTCTTTGACGAGTTCCACTTGCTGGATCCAGATTCCACCCTGCCCACTACCCTGGAGATGCTGCGCACGTTAAAGGGGATCACGCCCTTTGTCCTGATGACCGCTACATTCTCAGGGGAGATGCTCGGACGATTGGCCTCTCTGCTGGACGCCGAAGTGGTCATCGTTAGCGATGAGGAACTCCAAAGCATCCCCACGCAAAAGGATAAGAAACGATGGTTTCATCGGATGGACGAACAACTCACAGCCGAGGCAGTGCTAAAGCATCATCGCACCCGATCCATTGCCATCTGCAACACAGTAGAACGGGCGCAAGCCCTTTATGAAGAACTGAGCGCTCGTGTTGGTTCGGAGATCAAGGTCATTCTCCTGCACTCCCGGTTTCTCCGGGACGACCGGCGAAGGAAGGAGGATGAGGTGCGCCGTCTGTTTGGGAAAGACAGAGAGCAAGAAGGTAGCGTCATTTTAATCGCCACTCAGGTGATCGAAGTGGGATTGGACATCACCTGTGAGGCCATGCACACCGAGGTGGCCCCCGCCAGCGCCATCTTGCAACGAGCAGGTCGGTGCGCTCGGTTTGAGGGCGAAGAGGGCGATGTCTATGTCTACCAGGTGTCTCCCAACAAGCGTGGCGAACCAAACTACGCTCCATACCTTGGCAAACAAGCAAAATTATGCGAGAAGACCTGGGAAGCGCTGCCTTCGTTCGCTGGCGAGAACATGAATTTCATAACCGAGCAGCGCCTGGTGAACCTGGTTCACGCAGAAACCGATGCCCGAATGTTAGACGATCTGGAGCAGGCTCGCTACGCCCACCGCCAGGAGATGTACAGGGCCATTGGGCAACAAGAGATGGGGCTGGCTCGAAGCCTGATCCGCCACGACGATTCCGTTACTGTACTGGTGCATCCTAACCCGGGAGAGATTGATGATCCCTATCGCCTGGAAGGTTTCTCACTGTTCTTTGGCACGTTGCATGGGCAATTCAAAGCATGGCAGGAAGCAGGGTTGCCCAACCAAGAAGTCCCTTGGCTGCTCAAGTACCCCCAGGAGAAAGAGGGCGCGGAAGGCGAGGATCGCCCGGTTCGCTATGAGTGGATCCCGGTCGGGAACCATCAGGAACTGAGCCGCTCCGCCATTCACGTGGTAAACCCTCTGCTGGTCCGATACGATTCCGGCACAGGCTTCCGCTTTGGTCCTGGCGGAGGCTTCCAATCCCCAAGCCTGGGAGGTCAGATGGAGGGTACGGGTAGAGAAGCACAGCGTGGCTATAGCCGAGAAAGCTACCAGGAGCACATCCAGAAGATGCTGGATGTTTACCAAGCCCGATTGTCCAGAGAGATGGCCTATGCCGCCGTCCGGCTGGAGCAACAGATGGGCCTGGCAGGCGGCTCCCTGGAGCGGGCGGTGCGTCTGGCCATCGCTTTGCACGATGTGGGCAAGATGGAGCGGCGCTGGCAAGGCTGGGCGCATGAATGGCAACGGCGACTCGGTATGCCAGTGGACAATGACTACATGCTGGCTCACACCGACTACAACCCTGATGACCCCCATCATCAGCACGTCGAGGACGAGATGCCCGGTTCTCGGCCTCCCCACGCTGTCGAGGGGGCGGTGGCAGTGTTCAGGGTGCTACACCAGCTTCTAGGGGCTCCAGGACAGAATGATCCCCGTCTCAAGCTGATGAAGGCCATCTTTACCGCCATCGCCCGGCACCACTCGCCCAGGGCGGACAGCTACAGAGGCTTTGACCTCCACCAGGCTGCTGGGACGACATTGGCCCAGGTGCTGGCCGACCTGGATGCCAGCGGCCAGGCCAACAAGGCCCTGTTGACGAGCAAGCGTCCCCAGCCCATCACTGGCCTCCTGGTGCAGCCCGATGCCAGAGACGAACTTTTGGCCTATTTCCTCATCGTGCGGGCTCTCAGGCTGGCGGACCAGGGGGCGATGAGAACTGTCAACGAATAG
- a CDS encoding DevR family CRISPR-associated autoregulator: MSQQQNIYSLSICGRAILDMHSLNNEGGEGNQIATRMVNVVYRDRASGEYRLTTVNAISGDMFKHIQAEHLYLLAKGKLPLCKGCHKFSASRILDDQDFMAKLPPQDSAVIDALLKHCALDDLEGNLIAKGARSVPRKSVAEFGWVVGLPDYTTTESYFHVRYAAERGERAEEAQQQAIFHRPASSGVYAIVANFEMVRIGFNDISQQYPIADNERERRYLAFLESILYTFVEPNGAMRGTQSPHLVGFEGVVTVTNQVMPAPALSPLDENYRQEVDKVAEALNDLKPGAVTVHRFDSMGDFAKVMKGLIKSTRPFKLAW; the protein is encoded by the coding sequence ATGAGCCAGCAACAAAATATTTATTCCCTTTCCATCTGTGGGCGGGCCATCTTGGATATGCACTCCCTCAACAATGAGGGAGGCGAAGGGAATCAGATAGCGACACGTATGGTGAATGTGGTCTACCGGGATCGGGCTAGCGGTGAATACAGGCTGACCACGGTCAACGCCATATCTGGAGACATGTTCAAACATATTCAGGCCGAACACCTGTACCTGTTGGCGAAAGGGAAGCTGCCCCTGTGCAAGGGTTGCCATAAGTTCAGTGCTAGCCGCATCCTTGACGATCAGGACTTTATGGCTAAACTTCCTCCTCAAGATAGCGCTGTCATTGACGCGCTTCTTAAGCATTGCGCCCTGGACGACTTGGAGGGCAACCTCATCGCTAAAGGGGCTCGCTCTGTGCCACGCAAGTCGGTGGCCGAGTTTGGCTGGGTGGTCGGCCTGCCAGACTACACCACCACTGAAAGCTACTTCCACGTGCGCTATGCCGCCGAGCGAGGTGAGCGGGCGGAAGAAGCCCAACAGCAGGCCATTTTTCACCGCCCGGCCAGCTCTGGCGTCTATGCCATTGTTGCCAACTTTGAGATGGTCCGCATAGGTTTTAACGACATCTCCCAGCAATATCCTATCGCCGACAACGAGCGGGAACGGCGCTACCTGGCCTTCCTGGAGAGCATCCTCTACACATTCGTCGAGCCCAACGGAGCCATGAGGGGTACCCAGAGCCCGCACCTAGTGGGATTTGAGGGGGTGGTGACCGTGACGAATCAGGTAATGCCTGCTCCTGCCCTGAGCCCTCTAGACGAAAACTACCGGCAGGAGGTTGATAAGGTGGCAGAAGCGCTCAACGACCTGAAGCCTGGAGCGGTGACTGTCCATCGTTTTGATTCCATGGGCGACTTCGCGAAGGTGATGAAGGGTCTAATCAAAAGCACGCGGCCTTTTAAACTGGCCTGGTAG
- the cas6 gene encoding CRISPR system precrRNA processing endoribonuclease RAMP protein Cas6, with translation MTEKGFYLTHLRFTLSPREPIRLPRMNKGITLRGAFGTAFRRLVCVDRSASCETCQVHSNCPYGFIFAPRVPPEAERLRLNLNIPRPFVIKPPLDEREDYSPEDLIYFDLVIVGRAMQLWPYFLLSFKNLGERGIGVNRGRFDIVRVEALDAKGEVEKLMSVDDPMVRFPEKSIGFSDVPPAIGDRVQVEFLTPILLKKENQWVRPTFGALLKRLRDRIHALSYFYCQGPLEMDFKFFGEMAEEVSVIWERLRWQEETRYSKHRAIRHNLKGWVGTVVYEGDLEPCWPFLWIGQYIHVGKAAVFGQGWYRIVSREGKGGRDCHPTD, from the coding sequence ATGACAGAAAAGGGTTTTTATCTGACACACTTGCGCTTTACTTTGTCTCCCAGAGAGCCCATTCGCCTTCCCAGGATGAACAAGGGCATTACCTTGCGAGGGGCTTTTGGCACGGCGTTTCGGCGTCTTGTCTGCGTGGATCGTTCGGCCTCTTGCGAAACCTGTCAAGTACATTCCAACTGTCCGTACGGGTTCATATTTGCCCCCAGGGTGCCGCCCGAGGCTGAGCGTCTCCGCCTCAACTTAAACATACCCAGGCCCTTTGTGATCAAGCCGCCTTTGGATGAAAGGGAAGACTACAGCCCAGAGGATTTGATCTATTTCGACCTGGTAATAGTGGGTAGGGCCATGCAATTGTGGCCATATTTCCTTCTCAGTTTCAAAAATTTGGGAGAGCGAGGAATCGGGGTGAACCGGGGCAGGTTTGATATTGTCAGAGTGGAGGCCCTTGATGCCAAGGGGGAGGTCGAAAAGCTTATGAGTGTGGATGACCCCATGGTCCGGTTTCCAGAGAAGAGCATAGGATTCTCAGATGTCCCACCCGCCATCGGCGATCGTGTTCAGGTGGAGTTTCTGACCCCGATTCTCCTGAAAAAAGAGAATCAATGGGTACGGCCTACCTTCGGGGCGCTGCTGAAAAGGCTCAGGGACCGTATTCATGCTCTTTCCTATTTCTACTGCCAGGGCCCCTTGGAGATGGATTTCAAGTTTTTTGGGGAAATGGCCGAAGAGGTAAGTGTGATTTGGGAGAGGCTACGTTGGCAGGAGGAAACGAGGTATTCAAAACACAGAGCCATCAGACACAACCTTAAAGGGTGGGTTGGAACAGTTGTTTATGAGGGGGACTTGGAGCCTTGTTGGCCTTTCTTGTGGATAGGTCAATACATCCACGTTGGGAAAGCTGCGGTTTTCGGGCAAGGCTGGTATCGAATCGTGTCCCGGGAAGGGAAAGGGGGAAGAGATTGTCACCCCACGGACTGA
- the cas1 gene encoding CRISPR-associated endonuclease Cas1: protein MQPGEPSVLKSVPMGSTAVGEFPLLRRPSQLNLFSKEPTIIPLVIDRQVDEELKISDEVTLARTGDASQLILSGFGLFVSKKAERLLVRKGKDLLYEFPFYRLSEVTLASRGISISTDLIMELCERGIQINFLHGSGRPYAKITAPSLSATIQARREQFRALEDRRGIEFSQAILAGKLNNQRNLLLYFSKYMKQSGGDRYEAVVRSAEMLRDLRQQVLNVKGDDISQVRSMIMGIEGTGSRVYWEGVQKIIEEKTNFMGRVRRGATDEVNSMLNYGYGILYTQVWGAVVTAGLEPFAGFLHVDRPGKPSLVLDLVEEFRQPVVDRTVIAHVNRGEAIRMEGGLLSAETRKVLSQKILERLESKERYQGKAYQLRSIIQIQARNFASFLRGERNYRPFMFKW, encoded by the coding sequence ATGCAACCGGGGGAACCCTCTGTGCTTAAGAGTGTGCCCATGGGGAGCACAGCAGTAGGAGAGTTTCCGCTCTTAAGAAGACCCTCCCAGCTGAATCTCTTCTCCAAAGAACCCACCATTATCCCTTTAGTGATTGATCGGCAAGTCGACGAAGAGCTCAAAATAAGTGACGAAGTGACCCTTGCCCGAACTGGAGACGCCTCACAGCTCATTCTTTCAGGCTTTGGCCTTTTCGTGAGTAAGAAAGCCGAAAGGCTGTTGGTCAGGAAAGGCAAAGACCTTCTCTACGAATTCCCATTCTACAGGCTGAGCGAGGTAACGCTTGCGTCTAGGGGAATAAGCATATCCACGGACCTAATAATGGAACTTTGCGAGAGAGGCATTCAAATCAATTTTCTGCATGGATCGGGGAGACCTTACGCCAAGATTACCGCTCCTTCCCTTTCGGCGACAATTCAGGCTAGAAGGGAGCAGTTCAGGGCTTTGGAAGACCGAAGGGGGATAGAATTCTCCCAAGCCATACTTGCTGGCAAACTTAACAACCAAAGGAACCTTCTCCTCTATTTCTCCAAGTACATGAAGCAAAGTGGCGGCGATAGATATGAGGCAGTGGTGCGCAGCGCGGAAATGTTGAGGGATCTCAGACAGCAGGTTTTGAATGTCAAAGGGGATGATATCAGCCAGGTGCGAAGCATGATTATGGGAATTGAGGGCACCGGGAGCCGGGTTTACTGGGAAGGGGTTCAGAAAATAATCGAAGAAAAAACTAATTTTATGGGCAGGGTTAGGCGCGGTGCTACGGACGAGGTCAATTCCATGTTGAACTATGGATATGGAATTCTCTACACACAGGTTTGGGGCGCGGTAGTGACAGCAGGGTTGGAACCTTTTGCCGGCTTTTTACATGTGGACCGTCCAGGCAAGCCTTCGCTGGTACTGGATTTGGTCGAGGAGTTCCGGCAGCCGGTGGTGGACCGCACGGTCATTGCCCATGTGAATCGGGGAGAAGCCATACGAATGGAAGGAGGATTGCTGAGCGCTGAGACCAGGAAGGTTCTGAGTCAAAAGATCCTCGAGAGACTTGAATCCAAGGAGCGCTACCAGGGCAAAGCCTATCAGTTGAGATCTATCATACAGATTCAGGCTCGGAATTTTGCTTCGTTCCTGAGAGGGGAGAGGAATTACCGACCCTTCATGTTCAAGTGGTGA
- the cas2 gene encoding CRISPR-associated endonuclease Cas2, which translates to MGKIVKKTELTKTGIEGLDLVGRPGEVLTYVFYDIENDKIRTRVGSVCKDYGLERIQFSGFIGYLSRNRREEMAAKLRDKMEGSNGKVLIQPVCEKDFREYKEFISIQEADDST; encoded by the coding sequence ATGGGGAAAATTGTCAAGAAAACGGAGCTTACAAAAACCGGAATCGAGGGTCTAGATTTGGTGGGACGACCCGGAGAGGTGCTCACCTATGTCTTTTACGATATAGAGAATGACAAAATAAGAACGCGGGTGGGTTCAGTTTGTAAAGATTACGGCCTGGAGCGGATACAGTTCAGCGGTTTTATAGGCTATCTGTCCCGCAACCGAAGGGAGGAGATGGCGGCCAAGCTTCGCGACAAAATGGAAGGAAGCAATGGGAAAGTTCTAATCCAGCCTGTTTGCGAAAAAGACTTCAGGGAGTATAAGGAATTCATAAGTATCCAGGAGGCTGATGATTCAACATGA
- the cas4 gene encoding CRISPR-associated protein Cas4: MSHYLPLVENGQERALLELKVNDLKQYVYCRRIVYYQYVLPVEKKVTYKMEKGKVAQEDIQRLESRRKLKRYGLSSGIRRFDVWIRSKRLGLSGKLDMLIETESEYFPVDFKWTRGGVQRNHVFQLGGYALLVEECFGKPVNTGFVYLIIQGDAVGYEMTEEIKAGCKAALEEIRSMILQERFPAPPKERAKCAECEYRNFCRDVFW; the protein is encoded by the coding sequence ATGAGCCACTACCTCCCTTTGGTCGAGAATGGCCAGGAGAGAGCACTTCTGGAACTCAAGGTCAACGATCTGAAGCAGTATGTTTACTGCCGAAGGATTGTCTATTACCAGTACGTGCTTCCTGTGGAAAAAAAGGTGACCTACAAGATGGAAAAAGGGAAGGTCGCCCAAGAGGACATCCAAAGGCTTGAAAGCAGGAGAAAACTGAAACGCTATGGTTTGTCTTCCGGTATCAGGAGGTTCGATGTTTGGATCAGGTCGAAACGTTTAGGGCTTTCCGGGAAATTAGACATGCTTATAGAAACGGAGTCGGAGTACTTCCCCGTGGATTTCAAGTGGACAAGGGGTGGGGTGCAGCGAAACCATGTTTTCCAGCTTGGTGGATACGCGCTTCTCGTAGAGGAGTGTTTTGGGAAGCCGGTTAACACTGGTTTTGTGTACCTTATTATCCAGGGGGACGCAGTCGGGTATGAAATGACCGAGGAGATCAAGGCTGGATGTAAAGCTGCTCTTGAGGAGATTCGGTCCATGATTCTACAAGAACGATTTCCCGCTCCACCCAAAGAGAGGGCGAAATGTGCGGAGTGTGAATACAGGAATTTTTGCAGGGACGTTTTTTGGTGA